In one window of Henckelia pumila isolate YLH828 chromosome 1, ASM3356847v2, whole genome shotgun sequence DNA:
- the LOC140860024 gene encoding pentatricopeptide repeat-containing protein At3g62890-like: MLFSQISKKSLSQLLKKRPPTSQIKQIHAQIITQSLSSSHLCLIDSLIHCYLHTRNLNTARALFNGYPLPSPPTLLWNLMIRACSKLQDLLEPIYLLRRMLNLENQVGVVPDDYTFNFVITSSTRQNSIVYGEVLHGMVIKYGWFENLCVANSLINMYGVFGKVDDAYAVFDKMSDRDVFSWTGLVSAYAKNGEMCRAGEIFVEMPVKNEVSWAVMISGFVGCGKYVEALSFFHEMTAQMRPNEAVLVCSLSACAHLGSLSQGNWIHGYIDRKGIVETSNVKTALIDMYAKCGKIDCAYGLFNNIPRPDVHNFTSLISGLSIHGLGDHVIQVFRRMLAEKLKPNGITVLGVLNGCSHSGLVHHGSSVFYNMEDLWGITPKIEHYGCYIDLLGRAGYLAKAFGVAKSMPVNPDVAVWRALLSACRIHRSSDFGERVINHLEQLDPGCYDGGKVLLSNLYASLGKWDKVAQIRNVMGSRKNQSDIGCSWIEINGVFHEFRVADVLHPQIVEIQNKLAEIIQRIGLVGYSADAAHVSFDISEEDKAQAVSWHGEKLAVAFGLMNTLPRTSLRIVKNLRTCDDCHLALKAISKVYDREIIVRDRCRFHTFNQGYCSCNEYW; encoded by the coding sequence ATGCTTTTCTCTCAAATTTCCAAGAAATCCCTCTCTCAGTTACTCAAAAAACGCCCACCTACTTCTCAAATCAAGCAAATACATGCCCAAATCATCACTCAATCACTCTCTTCATCGCATCTTTGTTTGATCGACTCACTCATCCATTGTTACCTTCACACCCGAAACCTCAACACTGCAAGAGCTTTGTTCAACGGCTATCCTTTGCCTTCACCTCCTACTCTGTTATGGAATCTCATGATCAGGGCCTGTTCAAAACTCCAAGATCTTTTGGAACCCATCTATCTTTTACGCCGCATGCTTAATTTGGAAAATCAAGTTGGCGTTGTGCCTGATGATTATacgtttaattttgttattactTCCAGTACACGCCAAAACTCGATTGTGTACGGGGAGGTCCTTCACGGAATGGTGATAAAGTATGGGTGGTTCGAGAATTTATGTGTGGCTAATTCTTTGATCAACATGTATGGTGTTTTCGGGAAAGTGGATGACGCATATGCTGTGTTCGACAAAATGTCGGATAGAGACGTGTTTTCGTGGACTGGCTTAGTGTCTGCTTATGCTAAGAATGGGGAGATGTGTAGGGCAGGTGAAATCTTTGTGGAAATGCCAGTAAAAAATGAGGTCTCTTGGGCTGTCATGATTTCAGGTTTTGTTGGTTGTGGCAAATATGTTGAGGCCCTAAGCTTTTTTCATGAGATGACGGCTCAAATGAGGCCAAATGAAGCTGTTCTTGTATGTTCACTTTCTGCTTGTGCACATCTGGGTTCATTGTCTCAAGGGAACTGGATCCATGGTTATATAGACAGGAAAGGAATTGTGGAAACCTCAAATGTTAAGACTGCATTAATTGATATGTATGCCAAATGTGGGAAAATAGATTGTGCATATGGACTTTTTAATAACATTCCAAGACCAGATGTTCATAATTTTACAAGTCTGATTTCAGGATTATCGATTCACGGGCTTGGTGACCATGTTATACAAGTGTTTCGTCGAATGTTAGCTGAGAAATTAaagccaaatggcatcactGTTTTGGGCGTTTTAAATGGTTGTAGCCATTCTGGATTGGTCCATCACGGTTCTTCAGTTTTCTATAACATGGAGGATTTATGGGGAATCACACCTAAAATTGAGCACTATGGTTGCTATATCGATTTACTTGGCCGTGCTGGGTACTTGGCAAAGGCATTTGGAGTAGCAAAGAGCATGCCCGTTAATCCTGATGTTGCGGTATGGAGGGCTTTGTTAAGCGCCTGCAGAATTCACCGTAGTTCTGATTTTGGAGAGCGAGTGATAAATCACTTAGAACAACTCGATCCTGGTTGTTATGATGGCGGGAAGGTGCTGCTTTCAAACTTGTATGCTTCTCTTGGAAAATGGGATAAAGTTGCTCAGATAAGAAATGTAATGGGGTCGCGAAAGAACCAATCTGATATTGGATGTAGTTGGATAGAGATAAATGGTGTTTTTCATGAGTTTCGAGTTGCAGATGTGCTCCATCCACAAATAGTAGAAATTCAGAATAAGTTAGCTGAAATAATACAAAGGATCGGTCTAGTTGGTTATTCTGCTGATGCTGCCCATGTTTCATTTGATATAAGTGAGGAAGATAAAGCACAAGCAGTATCTTGGCATGGTGAGAAACTAGCTGTTGCTTTTGGACTAATGAATACTCTTCCTAGGACTTCTCTTCGAATAGTGAAAAACTTGAGAACTTGTGATGATTGTCATTTAGCTCTGAAGGCAATCTCCAAAGTTTATGATAGAGAAATTATTGTCAGAGATCGTTGCCGTTTCCACACTTTTAACCAAGGATATTGCTCTTGTAATGAATATTGGTAG
- the LOC140860152 gene encoding succinate dehydrogenase subunit 7B, mitochondrial, protein MAFLLNKTTLSALRLNSQANKAEDSLSLSRRRFHVEPGAREKALLAEDPALNRFKSYKKSVKRLKVFGDVLTIFVVAGCCYEIYVRAVMREEARKQAEESV, encoded by the exons ATGGCGTTTTTACTCAACAAAACCACCCTTTCTGCGCTTCGGCTCAATTCACAGGCGAATAAAGCTGAAGATTCGTTGAGTCTATCAAGGCGTAGATTTCATGTTGAACCTGGGGCTCGCGAGAAGGCT CTTTTGGCAGAAGACCCAGCTCTAAATCGCTTCAAGTCATATAAGAAAAGTGTGAAACGCCTCAAAGTATTTGGAGATGTTCTGACTATCTTCGTTGTAGCTG GATGCTGCTATGAGATCTATGTTAGAGCAGTCATGCGAGAGGAAGCACGCAAACAAGCAGAAGAGAGTGTGTAA